The following are encoded in a window of Methylicorpusculum oleiharenae genomic DNA:
- a CDS encoding UvrD-helicase domain-containing protein: protein MQLTQEQKTIVETESPILVVRAFAGAGKTSTLVEFAKTRRHKRMLYLVLNKSVQIEAEQKFKGTRVKPMTSHSLAYRHTGIRYKHKLIRGLKPHEVEKALRLREELDREIGYNGSHNDDMVIASVVFDTLIKYLYSPDREIQAKHVHENYSRLSKVFNEIVSIDDNATKQLIMIQAKRLWSKMIDVNDRDVGMLHDGYLKLFQLSDPVLSEYDYLLVDESQDMNPVSMSIIFKQTAQKVFVGDSHQAIYGWRGARNALGFAIKQGGVDRYLTGSFRFGKNIAHVANKILAMKGESIRVQGLSGDDRLGKINESEPKTIISRSNAGVFSQTARAINSGSSWWHVGGSEGYRFDQILDIYYLWKRQFNLIRDPFIRSFNDFAELKLYAEEVEDAEIKPRCRITEEYGDSIPDIIDKIERKVGTAVSMEYAAIVMSTAHKAKGLEWANIQLDDDFIELCEIPDLSKISEPERYELLRPIEEDLNILYVAATRAQRILQLNFDLAMYMGR from the coding sequence ATGCAGTTGACGCAAGAACAAAAAACCATCGTTGAAACAGAATCCCCTATTCTGGTCGTAAGAGCTTTTGCGGGAGCCGGTAAGACTTCCACTCTTGTTGAATTTGCCAAAACCAGAAGGCACAAAAGAATGCTTTACCTGGTTCTCAATAAATCGGTGCAAATCGAAGCCGAGCAAAAGTTCAAAGGCACTCGGGTTAAGCCTATGACATCTCATTCTCTGGCCTACCGTCATACCGGGATACGTTACAAACACAAATTGATTAGAGGGCTAAAACCCCACGAAGTAGAGAAAGCATTACGGCTTCGAGAGGAACTGGATCGAGAGATAGGTTACAACGGAAGTCATAACGATGACATGGTTATTGCCAGCGTGGTATTCGACACTCTGATTAAGTATCTCTACAGCCCAGACAGGGAAATCCAAGCGAAACACGTACACGAGAATTACAGTCGCTTGAGCAAAGTGTTTAATGAGATCGTCAGCATCGATGATAACGCCACCAAGCAATTGATCATGATCCAGGCCAAAAGACTATGGTCAAAAATGATCGATGTAAATGATCGTGATGTTGGGATGTTGCACGATGGCTATCTGAAACTCTTTCAGTTATCAGACCCCGTTCTTTCTGAATATGACTATTTATTGGTCGATGAAAGCCAAGACATGAACCCGGTCAGCATGTCGATCATATTCAAGCAAACGGCGCAAAAGGTATTCGTTGGCGACTCACACCAAGCTATCTATGGGTGGCGGGGCGCTCGTAATGCACTTGGATTTGCGATTAAGCAAGGCGGCGTCGATCGATATCTGACGGGTTCTTTCCGGTTCGGCAAAAACATTGCACATGTTGCCAACAAGATCCTGGCTATGAAAGGAGAATCAATCAGAGTCCAAGGTTTATCAGGTGATGACAGACTCGGAAAAATAAATGAAAGCGAGCCAAAAACGATTATCAGTCGATCAAATGCCGGCGTCTTCTCGCAAACTGCACGCGCTATTAATAGTGGCAGCAGCTGGTGGCATGTGGGAGGAAGTGAAGGATATCGCTTTGATCAGATCCTGGACATCTACTATTTATGGAAGCGTCAATTCAATTTGATTAGGGACCCGTTTATTCGCTCCTTTAATGATTTTGCAGAACTGAAGCTTTATGCGGAAGAAGTTGAAGATGCGGAGATAAAGCCGCGTTGCCGGATAACTGAAGAATACGGAGATAGCATCCCGGACATCATCGACAAAATCGAACGGAAAGTAGGCACCGCTGTGTCCATGGAATATGCCGCCATTGTCATGTCAACAGCGCACAAAGCGAAGGGCCTGGAATGGGCAAATATACAGCTAGACGATGACTTTATTGAGCTTTGCGAAATACCGGATTTATCGAAAATTAGCGAACCGGAAAGATACGAATTATTACGACCTATTGAAGAGGATCTGAACATACTGTATGTCGCAGCAACAAGAGCGCAGAGAATCCTTCAATTAAATTTTGATTTGGCTATGTACATGGGACGGTGA
- a CDS encoding PRTRC system protein D, with the protein MKVKAVDVGYGNVKICHGETDNEEMLCSHFPSIAKAHTGIDRGASVMTKRDLIEVESGESIYMVGKDSIDTLSARDDRIAHLQTNYIDTPQYLALYRGALAYMNEENIDLLVSGLPVNNYAQDKARMRELLMGNHKYQNGKSVTVKDVWVIPQPVGGFIDFFMNNNDDRNLDEIMSLTLDVGYYTLDWLTCRGLKMNEERSSSTPGGMSLILEKLTQLIAVDRKDSFSNIGMVDAGIQKGFKTRIQGVEYDFSHLIPKMEDHITTAIQSVVRSVGSLDDIDVILLVGGGAKCYQGIFEKVLGREIIVPDSSIYSNVKGFYLAGKQRAASIGA; encoded by the coding sequence ATGAAGGTTAAGGCGGTCGATGTGGGTTATGGCAACGTGAAGATTTGCCACGGTGAGACAGATAACGAAGAGATGCTGTGTAGCCATTTTCCTTCTATAGCAAAGGCTCATACCGGTATCGATCGGGGCGCGAGCGTAATGACAAAAAGGGATTTAATCGAAGTCGAAAGTGGGGAAAGTATTTACATGGTAGGTAAAGATAGTATTGACACGTTATCGGCCAGAGACGACCGAATTGCACACCTGCAAACTAATTATATCGATACGCCGCAATATCTTGCCCTGTATAGAGGGGCGTTGGCTTATATGAACGAGGAAAATATTGATTTACTGGTATCTGGATTACCCGTCAATAACTATGCACAAGACAAAGCAAGAATGCGTGAGTTATTAATGGGAAACCATAAATATCAAAACGGAAAAAGCGTAACGGTAAAAGACGTTTGGGTAATACCTCAGCCTGTCGGTGGGTTTATCGATTTCTTTATGAATAATAACGACGATAGAAATCTCGACGAAATTATGTCGCTGACGCTTGATGTGGGCTATTACACATTGGACTGGTTAACTTGCCGTGGTTTGAAAATGAATGAAGAGCGAAGCAGCAGCACACCAGGTGGAATGTCCCTAATACTGGAGAAACTAACACAGCTTATAGCAGTTGATCGGAAAGATTCATTTTCAAATATTGGCATGGTAGATGCCGGAATTCAAAAGGGATTCAAAACCAGAATCCAAGGTGTTGAATATGACTTCTCACATTTGATTCCAAAAATGGAAGATCACATCACAACAGCAATTCAATCGGTCGTTAGAAGCGTTGGGTCATTAGATGACATCGATGTGATTTTATTAGTTGGCGGCGGTGCAAAATGCTATCAAGGGATTTTTGAAAAGGTTCTTGGTAGAGAGATTATTGTACCTGATAGCAGTATATATTCGAACGTCAAAGGTTTCTATTTGGCCGGCAAACAGCGTGCAGCTAGTATTGGGGCGTAA